In a genomic window of Mucilaginibacter sp. KACC 22063:
- a CDS encoding formimidoylglutamase: MSLADFLTPVDLSKITPQQEFNSSQFGRKLTVYTHDFPDLESEEFDIAIIGVMEDRHSVNNIGCGDAPNFIREKLYQLHEGDFNLRIADLGNIRRGAAITDTYVALKTVVNELVRMDVLPIILGGGQDLTYAQFMAYEDLEQKVDLVVIDQAFDLDDDFERSQIETTSTSFLSKILLHEPNYLFNFSNLGYQTYFTSQESLRVMDKLLFDVHRLGELSGQIQVSEPVIRNASMLSFDVGAIRSADAMGNANATPNGFYGEEACQMCRYAGYNDKLTSIGFYEYNPAYDVNGQTAMLLAQMIWYFIEGFYNRKSDFPLNPKSQYLIYKTTLRHEDHEVVFVKSKKSDRWWMQVPYPTGGSLNERYHLVPCGYSDYQTAVSGEMPDLWWRTYQKLS; encoded by the coding sequence ATGTCATTAGCCGATTTTCTGACGCCCGTTGATCTGAGTAAGATTACACCTCAACAGGAGTTTAATAGCAGCCAGTTTGGGCGTAAGCTTACTGTTTATACGCATGATTTTCCCGATCTGGAATCAGAGGAATTTGATATTGCGATTATCGGTGTAATGGAAGACCGCCATTCCGTTAACAATATAGGCTGTGGCGACGCCCCTAACTTTATCCGTGAAAAGCTATATCAGCTACACGAAGGAGATTTTAATCTGCGTATTGCCGATTTGGGAAATATCCGTCGCGGAGCTGCCATTACCGACACTTACGTTGCCTTAAAAACCGTGGTTAATGAATTGGTACGTATGGATGTGTTGCCTATTATTTTAGGCGGCGGACAGGACTTGACCTACGCACAATTTATGGCCTATGAAGATTTGGAGCAAAAGGTTGACTTAGTAGTTATAGATCAGGCTTTTGACCTTGATGATGATTTTGAGCGTAGCCAGATTGAAACAACCTCTACATCTTTTTTAAGCAAAATCCTTTTACACGAACCTAATTACTTGTTTAACTTCAGTAACCTTGGCTACCAAACTTACTTCACCAGCCAGGAAAGCCTGCGGGTAATGGATAAGCTGCTATTTGATGTACACCGCCTGGGTGAACTTAGCGGGCAGATACAGGTTTCAGAACCTGTTATCCGTAATGCCAGCATGCTTAGCTTTGATGTAGGCGCTATCCGTTCTGCTGATGCAATGGGTAATGCTAACGCTACGCCTAATGGTTTTTACGGAGAAGAAGCCTGCCAGATGTGCCGCTATGCAGGATATAATGATAAGCTAACTTCTATCGGCTTTTATGAATACAACCCTGCATACGATGTAAATGGCCAAACTGCGATGCTGTTGGCACAGATGATCTGGTATTTTATCGAGGGATTTTACAACCGCAAAAGCGACTTTCCGCTTAACCCTAAATCTCAATACCTTATTTATAAAACCACGCTGCGGCATGAAGACCATGAAGTGGTGTTTGTAAAAAGCAAAAAGTCCGATCGCTGGTGGATGCAGGTACCCTACCCAACCGGTGGCTCGTTGAATGAGCGTTACCATTTGGTACCATGCGGATATTCAGACTATCAGACAGCGGTATCTGGCGAAATGCCCGACCTGTGGTGGCGCACTTATCAAAAATTAAGCTAA
- a CDS encoding SPOR domain-containing protein, which translates to MLLSLSSFAQRGTVEIIKDPRIDTLIARRFAPTRGAGNTNSTYSSLGYRVQIYNGSNRSDAYIAQAKFQDQYPNIRTYITYREPNFKVRVGDFRTRLEATKMMQELRQWFPLMFIISEKINPPKLDTDTQP; encoded by the coding sequence ATGCTTTTAAGTTTAAGCAGCTTTGCACAGCGCGGAACTGTAGAAATAATAAAAGACCCTCGCATAGATACGTTGATTGCCCGCAGGTTTGCACCCACAAGAGGAGCGGGTAATACAAACAGCACTTATTCTTCATTAGGGTACCGGGTGCAGATCTACAACGGTAGCAATCGTTCTGATGCTTATATTGCACAGGCAAAATTTCAGGATCAATACCCTAACATTCGTACATACATTACTTACCGCGAACCCAATTTTAAGGTAAGGGTAGGTGATTTTCGTACCCGGCTCGAAGCCACTAAGATGATGCAGGAGCTAAGGCAATGGTTCCCGCTGATGTTTATCATTTCAGAAAAGATCAATCCACCCAAACTGGATACAGATACGCAGCCATGA
- a CDS encoding SDR family NAD(P)-dependent oxidoreductase, which produces MFSKKLLRMILVTGATGFLGAELVKQLAAHGKPLRCIKRTTSVIPQSLQAYASLIDWVDADITDIISMEDAMQDIEQVYHCAAWVSFRQADKEPMIYTNVNGTANVVNLCLQQQARLVHVSSIAAIGQAKENELITEKHYIEETPADNVYAISKLESEMEVWRGVAEGLDAVVVNPSLIIGASAGTDGSGQLFETVRKGLSYYTRGSCGLVDVEDVARCMIALMDTDISDERYIINSENWEYKRLTTYIAQKFGVKPPAKEAKPWMLEMAWRSAALWGGITGKPPAIDKIAARSASEVQNYDNSKIKKAIGIEFKPIDQTLDEIVSALKPSN; this is translated from the coding sequence TTGTTTTCTAAAAAATTACTGCGCATGATACTGGTGACCGGTGCAACAGGTTTTTTGGGTGCTGAGCTGGTAAAGCAGCTTGCAGCACATGGCAAGCCATTGCGCTGTATAAAGCGGACTACTTCTGTAATACCCCAATCGCTGCAAGCTTATGCAAGCCTGATTGATTGGGTTGATGCTGACATTACTGACATTATCAGTATGGAGGATGCCATGCAGGATATTGAGCAGGTGTATCATTGCGCGGCGTGGGTATCCTTCAGGCAGGCTGATAAGGAGCCGATGATCTACACCAATGTAAATGGTACGGCCAATGTAGTTAACCTGTGCCTTCAGCAACAGGCAAGGCTGGTGCATGTAAGTTCGATAGCAGCCATTGGACAAGCTAAGGAAAACGAACTGATCACGGAGAAACATTATATTGAGGAGACCCCTGCCGATAATGTTTATGCCATATCAAAGCTGGAAAGCGAGATGGAGGTATGGCGCGGTGTTGCCGAAGGCCTTGATGCAGTAGTTGTAAATCCGTCATTAATTATAGGTGCCTCTGCCGGCACTGATGGCAGCGGACAGTTATTTGAAACGGTACGTAAAGGACTAAGCTATTATACACGTGGCAGCTGCGGTTTAGTGGACGTGGAAGATGTGGCCAGGTGTATGATCGCCTTAATGGATACCGATATCTCAGATGAGCGCTATATTATCAACTCCGAAAACTGGGAATATAAAAGGCTGACAACATACATCGCTCAAAAATTTGGTGTAAAACCACCAGCTAAAGAAGCTAAACCGTGGATGCTGGAAATGGCATGGCGCTCGGCCGCGTTATGGGGGGGAATCACAGGTAAACCACCGGCTATTGATAAAATTGCTGCACGATCAGCATCTGAAGTACAGAACTACGATAACTCCAAAATTAAAAAAGCCATCGGTATTGAGTTTAAGCCGATTGATCAAACCCTTGACGAGATTGTGTCGGCACTTAAACCGTCAAATTAA
- a CDS encoding TlpA disulfide reductase family protein, which produces MKRLIIGALSILPILAFGQTPENFNLKANVANVNAPAKAYLVYKLGANNVIDSAIINQGAFQFSGEVLYPTNAILVIDHKAVGFSRLDRSADALSFYLEKGDINVNGKDSIATAQITGSQINDDNKKLMSQMSAANAKAKKIYDEAQAATPAQKQSPDFQNNLQTRFKSIQIERENDLKSFIQSNPKSFLSLLALSSLGGPSADPAMLDKLYSSLDPTVKETEPGKVLGKTIEGLKVTAIGSTAPDFELPDVNGKPVKLSSFKGKYVLLDFWASWCPPCRQENPNVVKAFNRYKTKNFTIVGVSLDKPGDKANWQAAIKNDGLTWTQVSDLKFWDSAAAQLYQITSIPQNYLIDPQGKIIAKNLRGSDLESKLAELFGKI; this is translated from the coding sequence ATGAAGCGATTGATTATTGGTGCATTAAGCATTTTACCAATTTTAGCCTTTGGGCAAACTCCAGAAAATTTTAACCTCAAAGCTAATGTAGCTAACGTAAACGCACCAGCCAAAGCCTATCTTGTTTACAAGCTCGGCGCCAATAATGTGATAGATTCGGCGATCATTAATCAAGGCGCATTCCAGTTTAGTGGCGAGGTACTTTATCCTACCAATGCCATTTTAGTCATAGATCATAAAGCAGTAGGTTTCTCAAGGCTCGACCGTTCGGCTGATGCATTAAGTTTCTATCTTGAAAAAGGCGATATTAACGTTAATGGCAAAGATTCGATAGCTACAGCACAGATCACCGGCTCACAGATCAATGATGATAACAAAAAGCTGATGTCGCAAATGTCGGCCGCAAATGCCAAGGCTAAAAAGATCTATGACGAAGCACAAGCTGCTACCCCTGCCCAAAAACAATCGCCTGATTTTCAAAATAATCTCCAAACCCGCTTTAAGTCAATACAGATTGAACGGGAGAACGATTTAAAGTCATTTATACAAAGCAACCCAAAAAGCTTTTTAAGCCTGTTGGCGCTAAGTTCGCTGGGCGGCCCATCTGCTGATCCTGCCATGCTGGACAAACTGTATTCTTCCCTTGACCCTACTGTAAAAGAAACAGAACCGGGTAAAGTATTAGGTAAAACTATTGAAGGTTTAAAGGTAACTGCTATCGGTTCAACAGCCCCTGATTTTGAATTGCCAGACGTTAACGGTAAGCCGGTAAAGCTTTCGTCCTTTAAAGGTAAATATGTACTGCTTGATTTCTGGGCATCGTGGTGCCCTCCGTGCAGACAGGAAAACCCGAACGTTGTTAAAGCTTTTAATCGGTATAAAACGAAAAACTTTACCATCGTAGGTGTTTCTTTAGATAAGCCGGGAGATAAAGCAAACTGGCAGGCTGCAATTAAAAATGATGGCCTTACCTGGACACAGGTTTCAGACCTTAAATTCTGGGATAGTGCCGCTGCACAACTTTATCAGATCACCTCTATCCCGCAAAATTACCTGATAGACCCGCAAGGAAAAATCATAGCCAAAAACTTGCGTGGCAGTGATCTGGAAAGCAAGCTTGCCGAACTATTCGGAAAGATTTAA
- the secA gene encoding preprotein translocase subunit SecA → MLGFISKLFGNKSERDLKSIQPLVEKTKAEFAKLESLSNDELRGKTLDFKERIKQGLAEIDNDIQSAREQIENNPDMDVNEKVAIYTNIDKLEKDRNKQLEVILLEILPEAFAVVKETASRFKENATLEVTAWDSDRELAARKSNVVIKGDKAIHANKWLAAGNEVTWDMVHYDVQLIGGIVLHQGKIAEMATGEGKTLVATLPAYLNALAGQGVHLVTVNDYLARRDSEWMGPLYEFHGLTVDCIDKHEPNSEERRKAYLADITFGTNNEFGFDYLRDNMTRTPEELVQRKLHFAMVDEVDSVLIDDARTPLIISGPIPRGDEHEFYQLKPRIQRLVEAQRAYINTALNEAKKQINEGKTGSDEGGLALLRAHRGLPKSKALIKFLSEGANKTVLQKTENYYMQDQGKEMPKVDAELFFVIDEKNNSVELTEKGIELITASGEDPHFFVMPDVGSEVAEIEKSDLSSEDKVARKDELMRDFSIKSERIHSVNQLLKAYTLFEKDVEYILDEGKVKIVDEQTGRVLDGRRYSDGLHQAIEAKENVKVEDATQTFATITLQNYFRMYHKLCGMTGTAVTEAGEFWEIYKLDVVEIPTNRGIQRDDRQDLVYRTIREKYNAVADEIGKLTQAGRPVLVGTTSVEISELLSRMLKLRGIKHNVLNAKMHQKEADVVAEAGKAGTVTIATNMAGRGTDIKLGPGVKEAGGLAIVGTERHESRRVDRQLRGRAGRQGDPGSSQFFVSLEDNLMRLFGSERISNLMVRMGIEEGEVIQHSMITKSIERAQKKVEENNFGIRKRLLEYDDVMNSQRTVIYAKRKNALFGERLDVDLNNTIFDVIEDVVTEYKESNNYEGLKLEVIRLFSVDIELSQDEFAGSNVSVLTDRLYHEITEFYHRKQEAIAEQAFPVIKDVYGTRGQYVENIVVPFTDGIHGIQVAVPLKKAVDNHGLEVFKSFEKNVTLALIDDAWKEHLREMDELKQSVQNAVYEQKDPLLVYKFEAFELFRGMLANVNKEIVSFLFRGGIPIQQAPEEIEEARPEPRTDMRQMRTSKPELAPDGGSVELADMPEIKATPVRVEQKIGRNDPCPCGSGKKFKNCHGVGQN, encoded by the coding sequence ATGTTAGGATTTATCAGTAAACTTTTCGGTAACAAATCGGAAAGGGACTTAAAAAGCATACAGCCTTTAGTTGAGAAGACAAAAGCGGAGTTTGCAAAGCTTGAAAGTTTAAGCAATGACGAACTGCGCGGCAAAACACTTGACTTTAAAGAACGCATCAAACAGGGACTTGCCGAAATAGATAATGACATTCAGTCAGCCCGTGAACAGATTGAAAACAATCCGGACATGGACGTGAATGAAAAAGTGGCTATTTACACCAATATAGATAAGCTGGAGAAAGACCGCAATAAACAACTGGAAGTTATCCTGTTAGAAATACTTCCTGAAGCTTTTGCTGTGGTTAAAGAAACAGCCAGTCGTTTTAAAGAAAATGCTACGCTTGAAGTTACTGCCTGGGATAGCGACCGCGAATTGGCGGCACGCAAATCAAACGTGGTAATTAAAGGCGACAAAGCCATACACGCTAATAAGTGGCTTGCTGCGGGTAATGAAGTTACCTGGGATATGGTACACTATGATGTGCAGCTGATTGGTGGTATTGTATTGCACCAGGGTAAAATTGCCGAGATGGCTACAGGTGAGGGTAAAACCCTTGTGGCTACCTTGCCAGCATATCTTAATGCGCTTGCAGGCCAGGGTGTACACCTTGTAACGGTGAACGATTACCTTGCACGTCGTGACTCTGAGTGGATGGGCCCGTTGTATGAATTTCACGGTCTTACAGTTGATTGTATCGATAAGCATGAGCCAAACTCTGAAGAGCGCCGCAAAGCTTATCTTGCAGATATTACTTTCGGTACCAACAACGAGTTCGGTTTCGATTACCTGCGTGATAACATGACCCGTACGCCAGAAGAACTGGTGCAGCGCAAACTGCATTTTGCAATGGTGGATGAGGTTGACTCGGTATTAATTGACGATGCCCGTACACCGTTGATCATTTCAGGCCCAATCCCGCGTGGCGATGAGCATGAGTTTTATCAACTGAAACCACGTATTCAGCGTTTGGTTGAAGCACAGCGTGCTTATATCAATACAGCTTTAAACGAAGCTAAGAAACAAATTAATGAAGGTAAGACCGGTTCAGATGAAGGTGGTTTAGCCTTATTGCGCGCTCACCGTGGTTTACCTAAAAGTAAGGCGCTTATCAAATTTCTAAGCGAAGGCGCTAATAAAACCGTATTACAAAAAACAGAAAATTATTACATGCAAGACCAGGGCAAGGAAATGCCAAAGGTTGATGCAGAACTGTTCTTTGTGATTGATGAAAAAAATAACTCGGTTGAGTTAACTGAAAAAGGTATTGAGCTGATCACTGCATCTGGCGAAGACCCTCATTTCTTCGTGATGCCTGATGTGGGCAGCGAAGTTGCCGAGATCGAAAAATCAGACCTGAGCAGCGAAGATAAAGTTGCACGTAAGGATGAACTGATGCGCGATTTCTCTATCAAATCTGAGCGTATCCACTCGGTTAACCAATTATTAAAAGCATATACTTTATTTGAGAAAGATGTTGAGTACATCCTTGATGAAGGTAAAGTTAAAATTGTAGACGAGCAGACCGGCCGTGTATTAGATGGCCGCCGTTACTCTGATGGTTTACACCAGGCTATTGAAGCTAAAGAGAATGTAAAGGTTGAAGATGCAACTCAAACCTTTGCTACTATTACGCTGCAAAATTACTTCAGGATGTATCACAAGCTTTGCGGTATGACCGGTACTGCGGTTACGGAAGCAGGTGAGTTTTGGGAAATTTATAAACTGGACGTTGTTGAGATCCCGACTAACCGCGGTATCCAGCGCGACGACCGCCAGGATTTGGTGTATCGTACGATAAGAGAGAAATACAATGCCGTTGCTGACGAAATTGGAAAGCTTACACAAGCTGGCCGCCCGGTACTGGTAGGTACAACCTCGGTAGAGATCTCAGAATTATTGAGCCGTATGCTTAAGCTGCGCGGTATTAAACATAACGTACTGAATGCTAAAATGCACCAGAAAGAGGCCGACGTTGTTGCTGAAGCTGGTAAGGCAGGTACCGTAACCATTGCTACCAACATGGCAGGCCGTGGTACGGATATCAAGCTTGGCCCTGGCGTTAAGGAAGCCGGTGGTTTAGCAATTGTAGGTACAGAACGTCACGAATCGCGCCGTGTAGACCGTCAGTTACGTGGTCGTGCAGGCCGTCAGGGTGACCCGGGTTCTTCTCAGTTCTTCGTATCGCTTGAAGATAACCTGATGCGTTTATTCGGTTCAGAGCGTATCTCTAACCTGATGGTGCGCATGGGTATCGAAGAAGGGGAGGTGATCCAGCACTCCATGATCACCAAATCAATTGAGCGTGCACAGAAGAAAGTAGAAGAAAATAACTTTGGTATCCGTAAGCGTTTGCTTGAGTATGACGACGTAATGAACTCTCAGCGTACCGTTATTTATGCAAAACGTAAAAATGCGTTGTTCGGCGAGCGTTTAGATGTGGATTTGAATAACACCATTTTTGATGTAATCGAAGATGTGGTTACCGAATACAAAGAATCAAACAACTATGAAGGCCTTAAACTGGAAGTGATCCGTTTATTCTCTGTAGATATCGAACTGAGCCAGGATGAGTTTGCAGGTTCGAACGTTAGCGTTTTAACTGATAGGCTTTATCATGAGATCACTGAGTTCTACCATCGCAAGCAGGAAGCAATTGCAGAACAGGCTTTCCCGGTAATTAAGGATGTTTACGGAACACGTGGCCAGTATGTAGAGAATATTGTTGTTCCGTTTACAGATGGTATCCACGGCATACAGGTAGCTGTTCCGCTTAAAAAAGCAGTAGACAATCACGGACTGGAAGTGTTTAAATCGTTTGAGAAAAACGTAACGCTTGCCTTGATCGATGATGCCTGGAAAGAGCATCTGCGCGAAATGGATGAGTTAAAGCAATCGGTACAAAACGCGGTTTATGAACAAAAAGACCCGTTACTGGTTTACAAATTCGAGGCATTTGAATTGTTCCGCGGTATGCTGGCTAATGTGAATAAAGAAATTGTGAGCTTCCTTTTCAGAGGGGGTATCCCAATTCAACAGGCACCTGAAGAAATTGAGGAAGCACGCCCTGAGCCACGTACCGATATGCGCCAGATGCGTACATCGAAACCAGAGCTTGCACCAGACGGCGGCAGCGTAGAATTAGCTGATATGCCAGAGATAAAAGCAACTCCGGTTCGCGTTGAGCAAAAGATAGGCAGGAATGATCCTTGTCCGTGCGGCAGTGGTAAAAAGTTTAAAAACTGCCACGGCGTAGGCCAGAATTAA
- the purD gene encoding phosphoribosylamine--glycine ligase — MNILLIGSGGRESAFAWKLSQSPLCSQLFIAPGNPGTAAYGTNVNLKVTDFEGIKAFALANAVNMVLVGPEEPLVKGIHDFFLNDEQIKHIPVIGPQQEGAQLEGSKDFSKQFMNRHNIPTAKSQTFTSETLQDGLTYLAGAGLPVVLKADGLAAGKGVLICLTLQEAQTELVEMLTNAKFGAASSKVVVEQFLQGIELSVFVLTDGNSYKILPEAKDYKRIGEGDTGLNTGGMGSVSPVPFADAAFMQKVEERVIIPTINGLKQDSIPYKGFVFIGLMNCDGEPYVIEYNCRMGDPETESVMPRIESDFADLLKGVAEGTLAEKELVISDKVAATVVCVAGGYPGEYLKDKTISGLENVRGSIAFHAGTYADGEEIKTSGGRVLAITSLQNDMFTALQQATLDASRIYYDGKYFRKDIGFDLI, encoded by the coding sequence ATGAATATCCTGCTCATTGGTTCGGGTGGAAGGGAAAGCGCCTTCGCCTGGAAACTATCACAAAGCCCGTTATGCAGTCAGTTGTTTATTGCTCCGGGTAACCCAGGCACTGCTGCTTATGGCACCAACGTTAACTTAAAAGTTACAGACTTTGAAGGTATTAAGGCCTTTGCTTTAGCCAATGCAGTTAATATGGTATTAGTTGGGCCTGAAGAACCTTTGGTGAAAGGTATTCATGATTTTTTCCTGAACGACGAGCAGATCAAACACATCCCGGTGATAGGCCCGCAGCAGGAAGGCGCGCAGCTTGAAGGAAGCAAAGACTTCTCTAAGCAGTTTATGAACCGTCACAATATTCCTACGGCTAAGTCGCAAACTTTTACAAGCGAGACTTTACAGGATGGACTTACTTACCTGGCCGGGGCTGGCTTACCTGTGGTACTTAAAGCCGACGGATTGGCAGCCGGTAAAGGTGTTTTAATTTGCCTTACCCTACAGGAAGCACAAACTGAACTGGTAGAAATGCTGACCAATGCCAAATTCGGCGCTGCCAGCTCTAAAGTAGTTGTTGAGCAGTTTTTACAAGGTATAGAGCTTTCTGTATTTGTATTAACCGATGGCAACAGCTATAAAATATTACCCGAAGCAAAAGATTATAAACGTATAGGCGAAGGTGACACCGGCCTTAATACCGGTGGCATGGGTTCTGTTTCTCCTGTCCCGTTTGCAGATGCCGCTTTTATGCAAAAGGTTGAAGAACGTGTAATTATCCCTACTATTAATGGGTTAAAGCAGGATAGTATCCCTTATAAAGGTTTTGTATTTATCGGGCTGATGAATTGCGATGGCGAACCATACGTAATTGAGTATAATTGCCGCATGGGCGACCCTGAAACCGAAAGTGTAATGCCACGTATCGAATCAGACTTTGCTGATTTACTTAAAGGCGTAGCCGAAGGCACTCTTGCCGAAAAAGAACTGGTAATTTCAGATAAAGTTGCGGCTACCGTAGTTTGCGTAGCAGGTGGTTATCCGGGCGAATACCTGAAAGACAAAACCATCAGCGGCTTAGAGAATGTAAGAGGCTCTATCGCTTTTCATGCAGGTACTTATGCCGATGGCGAAGAGATCAAAACATCAGGCGGCCGTGTATTAGCTATTACTTCTTTGCAGAACGATATGTTCACAGCTTTACAGCAAGCCACGCTTGATGCCAGCCGTATTTACTATGATGGCAAATACTTTAGAAAAGATATTGGGTTTGATCTAATCTAG
- a CDS encoding SDR family NAD(P)-dependent oxidoreductase: protein MSNMQNKYALITGATSGIGYELAKLFAKDHYNLIIVSRNQAELEQKANELSSQYGVEVMPIAKDLFKREAAFELYEEVNQRGVQVDVLVNDAGQGQFGEFKDTDINRELDIIQLNISSLVVLTKCFLKDMVARNEGKILQLASIASKVPGPWQSVYHGTKAFVLSFTEAIRTELKDTNITVTALLPGATDTDFFNKAEMQDSKIVQAGGLSDPADVAKDGYEALMNNDDKVISGFKNKVQIGMSNMMPDSAVASMMDKQQGPVDEK from the coding sequence ATGTCAAACATGCAGAATAAATACGCGCTTATCACCGGTGCTACCAGTGGTATAGGCTATGAGCTGGCAAAGCTATTTGCCAAAGATCATTATAACCTGATTATTGTATCACGTAACCAGGCCGAGCTTGAGCAAAAAGCAAATGAACTGAGCAGCCAGTATGGTGTAGAAGTGATGCCTATTGCTAAAGACCTGTTTAAGCGGGAAGCTGCTTTTGAACTTTACGAAGAAGTTAATCAGCGCGGTGTACAGGTAGATGTTTTAGTAAATGATGCCGGTCAGGGACAATTCGGTGAATTTAAAGATACCGACATTAACCGCGAGCTGGATATTATTCAGTTAAACATCTCTTCATTAGTGGTGCTAACCAAATGCTTTTTAAAAGATATGGTTGCACGTAACGAGGGTAAAATATTGCAGCTGGCCTCCATAGCAAGTAAGGTGCCCGGCCCTTGGCAATCTGTATATCATGGTACCAAAGCATTTGTGCTATCATTCACAGAAGCCATCCGCACCGAACTGAAAGACACCAACATTACTGTTACCGCTTTATTGCCTGGTGCTACCGATACTGATTTCTTTAACAAAGCCGAGATGCAGGATTCTAAAATAGTACAGGCCGGCGGCTTGAGTGATCCGGCTGATGTAGCCAAAGATGGCTACGAAGCTTTGATGAATAATGATGATAAAGTAATATCCGGCTTTAAAAATAAAGTACAGATTGGCATGAGTAATATGATGCCCGACAGTGCTGTTGCTTCCATGATGGATAAGCAACAAGGCCCGGTTGATGAAAAGTAA
- a CDS encoding cupin domain-containing protein, giving the protein MDEKYIYSFNDIAVKEIAPGFMSKLIHTDTNTVNFIEVKAGCTVQNHQHIHEQMSFVLQGQFELTIEGAANVLDKGSYALIPSNAWHSGRAITDCKLIDIFSPNREDYMNL; this is encoded by the coding sequence ATGGACGAGAAATATATCTACAGCTTTAATGATATCGCAGTTAAAGAAATAGCACCCGGCTTTATGTCGAAGCTGATACACACAGATACCAACACCGTTAATTTTATCGAGGTAAAGGCGGGCTGCACTGTACAAAACCATCAACATATACACGAGCAGATGTCATTTGTATTGCAAGGACAATTCGAACTTACTATAGAAGGTGCGGCTAATGTATTAGACAAGGGCTCGTATGCTTTAATCCCATCAAATGCCTGGCATAGCGGTAGGGCAATCACAGATTGTAAATTGATAGATATTTTTAGCCCTAATCGTGAAGATTATATGAATTTGTAA
- a CDS encoding TlpA disulfide reductase family protein: protein MKKLLYAALLAIPAAGIAQTTPNFTVKGKIGSYNAPAKAYLSYGVNGKGVTDSVVLKNGTFEFKGNISEASSANLFVNAKGDGIHAPYDYINLYVAPGVTTVTAADSAKHAKVGGTKINEENEKYKAALKAVNAEYEAQDKKERAAGDNPSEELKKQFAAEEKAIDNHEKAITKKFIQENPSSVVSLSALRSLTYSSDYKDVEPLFHHLTADVQNSASGKKYADQLEKLKTVAYGAVAPEFAQADTNGNMVKLSSFRGKYVLVDFWASWCGPCRAENPNVVKAFNQYKDKNFTILSVSLDRPGAKDKWLAAIHKDGLAWNHVSDLKFWDNEAAKLYGVQAIPQNFLLDPEGHIIGKNLRGEDLAAKLGEVFGQKKDKTE, encoded by the coding sequence ATGAAAAAATTATTATATGCGGCATTACTTGCCATACCGGCAGCCGGCATAGCCCAAACCACTCCTAATTTCACAGTTAAAGGAAAAATTGGCAGTTATAATGCCCCCGCAAAAGCTTATTTAAGTTATGGCGTTAATGGTAAAGGTGTAACAGATTCTGTAGTTTTAAAAAACGGAACCTTTGAATTTAAAGGTAACATATCCGAAGCTTCATCTGCAAACTTGTTTGTAAATGCGAAAGGCGACGGCATACATGCGCCTTATGATTATATAAACCTGTATGTAGCACCGGGAGTTACAACCGTTACCGCTGCCGATTCTGCTAAACACGCTAAAGTTGGCGGAACAAAGATTAACGAAGAAAACGAAAAATATAAAGCAGCTTTAAAAGCAGTTAATGCGGAGTATGAGGCTCAGGATAAAAAAGAAAGAGCTGCAGGCGATAATCCTTCAGAAGAATTGAAAAAACAATTCGCAGCTGAAGAAAAAGCAATTGACAACCACGAAAAAGCAATTACTAAAAAATTCATCCAGGAGAATCCTTCATCGGTAGTAAGTTTAAGCGCGCTGCGTAGCCTTACTTACAGCTCAGACTATAAAGATGTAGAGCCGTTGTTTCATCATTTGACTGCCGATGTTCAAAACTCAGCATCAGGTAAAAAATATGCTGATCAGTTAGAAAAACTTAAAACCGTTGCTTACGGCGCAGTAGCACCTGAATTTGCACAGGCTGATACCAATGGCAACATGGTTAAATTGTCTTCATTCCGTGGTAAATATGTATTGGTTGATTTCTGGGCATCATGGTGCGGTCCTTGCCGTGCAGAAAACCCTAATGTGGTAAAGGCATTTAACCAGTATAAAGATAAAAACTTCACTATTCTGAGCGTTTCTCTTGACCGCCCGGGTGCTAAAGACAAATGGTTAGCCGCTATCCACAAAGATGGCCTTGCCTGGAATCATGTATCAGACCTTAAATTCTGGGATAATGAGGCAGCCAAACTTTATGGTGTACAAGCTATTCCTCAAAACTTTCTGCTTGATCCGGAAGGCCACATCATTGGTAAAAACCTGAGAGGCGAAGACCTTGCTGCCAAATTGGGCGAAGTATTCGGCCAGAAAAAAGATAAAACCGAGTAA